A region of Malaciobacter marinus DNA encodes the following proteins:
- a CDS encoding Crp/Fnr family transcriptional regulator, whose protein sequence is MESNRLRIDSINLSKILSEEDFSSLKIKKFKKGNLEYEDGSLTLYVFKSGKAKAMIFEDGEEFVLYFLKANNIIIPETSCAIEFLEDSEVYLIDAEKFANLFTNKEFSTSVIRSLKHRAELERNIIKNLVFKSCKKKISSFLIEIATTQDQKKDGKYLLDLNLSIKTLSSFIGSKRQTVSTIINNLKKKKIIEKIDKNKYIIHKFDELENFE, encoded by the coding sequence GTGGAATCTAATAGATTAAGAATTGACTCAATAAACTTATCAAAGATATTATCAGAAGAAGATTTTTCATCATTGAAAATAAAAAAATTCAAAAAAGGTAATTTAGAATATGAAGATGGCTCATTAACTCTTTATGTTTTTAAAAGTGGAAAAGCAAAAGCTATGATTTTTGAAGATGGGGAAGAGTTTGTATTATACTTTTTAAAAGCAAACAATATTATCATACCTGAAACATCTTGTGCAATTGAATTTTTAGAAGATAGTGAAGTATACTTAATTGATGCAGAAAAATTTGCAAACCTTTTTACAAATAAAGAGTTTTCAACTTCTGTAATAAGATCTTTAAAGCATAGAGCTGAGCTTGAAAGAAATATTATTAAAAATCTTGTTTTTAAAAGTTGTAAGAAAAAAATATCTTCATTCTTAATAGAAATTGCTACTACTCAAGACCAAAAAAAAGATGGAAAATATCTTTTAGATTTAAATTTATCTATAAAGACTCTTTCAAGTTTTATTGGTTCAAAAAGACAAACTGTATCTACAATAATCAATAATTTAAAAAAGAAAAAAATTATTGAAAAAATCGATAAAAACAAATATATAATCCATAAATTTGATGAATTAGAAAACTTTGAATAG
- a CDS encoding TonB-dependent receptor plug domain-containing protein, translated as MKKLFVLSCIASSVLLAQSSFTLGEISIQDNNGVKYDTNKITSQTLENSASKDISEVLDKTTGITLVNRGGRVEKSVNIRGFDSNRIGMFLDGIPIYVPYDGQFDYSRILTTQLDSIDIAKGFSSSLYGSNTLGGVINLVSKKPTKEFEGSFTTQINADSDWEKSSNMYNIYLGSKKEKYYYQVNATLEDREHLTLSNDADVNDYKRENSDTKQKAVSAKVGFTPDDTSEYVFGYSYMDSQKGQPPTIDPTISNEKYWKWPVWDTRTIYFIANKNYTDSSVKFKLYRNDYEYKTDYYKDETYSTSKGFYDSDDNTKGTALEYTNFGLLDNHILKTAISYKKDSHIGTETNINKKGKISTTKEDLADHVYSIAFEDIFFATEKLKVITSASYDYTRASRVDTTATEVEKKSNNAFNPQIGFFYDISKNQQVSLKASRKSHLPTMKERYSDKKGKAIPNPELDPEIATHYEVAHKIKVNNFTFNNALFYTKVKDAIINKTLDNGKRQEQNSADERYKGIETSINYQTNLFSTGLNYTYTNIKKDSEDEVEKLPKHQFYIYANYKPVKNVILEANYTYKKDFYLENEVSRDYVKASNISLTNFNAKYIYSKTLSFKIGIENLFDKNYEYDLGYPEKGREFYASLKYNF; from the coding sequence ATGAAAAAATTATTTGTTTTATCATGTATTGCTTCAAGTGTATTACTCGCACAAAGTAGTTTTACGCTTGGTGAAATTTCAATACAAGATAATAATGGTGTTAAATATGATACAAATAAAATCACTTCACAAACCTTGGAAAATAGTGCATCTAAGGATATTAGTGAAGTATTAGATAAAACTACAGGTATTACTTTAGTAAACAGAGGTGGAAGAGTTGAAAAGTCTGTAAATATTAGAGGTTTTGATTCAAATAGAATAGGAATGTTTTTAGATGGTATTCCAATTTATGTTCCTTATGATGGACAGTTTGATTACTCAAGAATCTTAACTACACAATTAGACTCAATCGATATTGCAAAAGGTTTTAGCTCATCTTTGTATGGTTCTAATACATTAGGTGGTGTAATTAACTTAGTTTCAAAAAAACCAACAAAAGAGTTTGAGGGTAGCTTTACAACACAAATAAATGCAGATAGTGATTGGGAAAAGTCAAGTAATATGTACAATATCTATCTTGGTTCAAAAAAAGAAAAATATTATTATCAAGTAAATGCTACACTAGAAGATAGAGAACATTTGACACTATCAAATGATGCTGATGTAAATGATTATAAAAGAGAAAATAGTGACACAAAACAAAAAGCAGTAAGTGCAAAAGTTGGATTCACTCCTGATGATACAAGTGAATATGTATTTGGATACTCTTATATGGATTCACAAAAAGGACAACCACCTACAATTGATCCAACAATTAGTAATGAAAAGTATTGGAAATGGCCTGTTTGGGACACTAGAACAATATATTTTATTGCGAATAAAAACTATACTGATAGTTCTGTAAAGTTTAAACTTTATAGAAACGACTATGAATATAAAACAGATTATTATAAAGATGAGACATACTCTACATCAAAAGGTTTTTATGATTCTGATGATAATACAAAAGGAACAGCATTAGAGTATACAAACTTTGGACTTTTAGATAATCATATATTAAAAACTGCAATCTCATATAAAAAAGATTCTCACATAGGAACAGAAACAAATATTAACAAAAAAGGAAAAATCTCAACAACAAAAGAGGATTTAGCAGATCATGTTTACTCTATTGCTTTTGAAGACATTTTCTTTGCTACAGAAAAATTGAAAGTTATTACTTCTGCTAGTTATGATTACACAAGAGCTTCAAGAGTTGATACAACTGCAACAGAAGTTGAAAAAAAATCAAATAACGCGTTTAATCCACAAATTGGCTTCTTTTATGATATTTCAAAGAATCAACAAGTAAGTTTAAAAGCCTCTAGAAAAAGTCATTTACCTACAATGAAAGAGAGATACTCTGACAAAAAAGGTAAGGCTATACCAAATCCTGAGCTAGATCCAGAAATTGCAACACACTATGAAGTAGCACATAAAATAAAAGTAAATAATTTTACATTTAATAATGCCCTATTTTATACAAAAGTTAAAGATGCAATTATAAATAAAACTTTAGATAATGGAAAAAGACAAGAACAAAATAGTGCAGATGAGAGATATAAAGGAATTGAAACATCTATAAACTATCAAACAAATTTATTTAGTACTGGATTAAACTATACATATACAAATATTAAAAAAGATTCTGAAGATGAAGTTGAAAAACTACCTAAACATCAATTTTATATTTATGCAAATTATAAACCAGTTAAAAATGTTATTCTTGAAGCAAATTATACTTATAAAAAAGATTTCTATTTAGAAAATGAAGTAAGTAGAGATTATGTAAAAGCATCAAATATTTCATTAACAAATTTTAATGCAAAATATATTTACTCTAAAACTTTAAGTTTTAAAATTGGAATTGAAAATCTATTTGACAAAAATTATGAATATGATTTAGGTTACCCAGAAAAAGGTAGAGAATTTTATGCTTCTTTAAAGTATAACTTTTAA
- a CDS encoding proton-conducting transporter membrane subunit yields the protein MTQVYFLYVIGCIISLLLYKQNKIAAKVGFSISAIASAYAVFYFLVNLEQTVSINMFESLLYSPKLVLNPLGNFFSFVVSLVSLASSIYAIQYSGEYEKKGSLAVMAGLFNAFILSMLLLIASSDVFWFIIFWECMTVISAYLICFNDSKSSLKAIMIYLGIAHLGAMCITAAFLIMSAQTGSLEFSSYENIQLSPVMASIVFLLAFIGFGSKAGMFPMHVWLPKAHPAAPTNVSALMSGVMIKVALFGIIKFCLWLPVMEWWGLLIIIVGALSALLGVLYALVQHDYKALLAYHSVENIGIILLGLGTGVYGIAANMPTLAAIGFLAGLYHILNHATFKGLLFLGAGSVLYTTHTKEMDNLGGLARKMPLTAFAFLIGSLAITAIPPLNGFVSEWVTYQGMFQGALSEYASSRVVFCIAIVALALTGALAVMCFVKAYSVIFGGTPRDKKIFENAREVPVTMVIGMFVLVAGCIAFGLGANIVVKDIMLVVSSFSGNYEAVNGTVINSPMGSTVSPLLIAAVLVITVLIPVVILKLAKANRTKPRQTDPWACGFKYDSRMQMTASPFTGDLRRLLNWLYRSETKVKDQGYFAPVVYETHAKDIWWNLLYEPVIKLTVNTAKVVSKMQNGNVNMYSLYILIALCLFVGISYLL from the coding sequence ATGACACAAGTATATTTTTTGTATGTTATAGGTTGTATTATATCTTTACTATTATATAAACAAAACAAAATTGCAGCAAAAGTAGGATTTTCAATTTCTGCTATTGCTTCAGCTTATGCAGTGTTTTATTTTTTAGTAAATTTAGAGCAAACAGTTAGTATTAATATGTTTGAAAGCTTACTATATAGCCCTAAACTTGTTCTAAACCCTTTGGGAAACTTTTTTTCATTTGTTGTGAGTTTAGTTTCACTAGCTTCATCAATTTATGCAATTCAGTATTCTGGTGAGTATGAGAAAAAAGGAAGTTTAGCTGTGATGGCAGGATTATTTAATGCATTTATTTTATCAATGCTTTTATTAATTGCTTCATCAGATGTATTTTGGTTTATCATATTTTGGGAATGTATGACAGTAATTTCTGCATACTTAATTTGTTTTAATGATTCTAAAAGTTCATTAAAAGCAATAATGATTTATTTAGGAATTGCTCACTTAGGAGCAATGTGTATTACAGCAGCATTTTTAATTATGTCTGCACAAACTGGTTCATTAGAGTTTAGTTCTTATGAAAATATCCAATTATCACCTGTAATGGCAAGTATTGTTTTTTTATTAGCGTTTATTGGATTTGGTTCAAAAGCAGGGATGTTTCCTATGCATGTTTGGTTACCAAAAGCTCACCCAGCAGCTCCAACAAATGTATCTGCTCTTATGAGTGGAGTTATGATTAAAGTTGCACTTTTTGGGATAATTAAATTTTGTTTATGGCTTCCAGTAATGGAGTGGTGGGGACTTTTAATTATTATTGTTGGTGCCTTATCTGCATTACTTGGAGTACTTTATGCACTTGTACAACATGACTATAAAGCATTATTAGCATATCACTCAGTTGAAAATATTGGAATAATTCTTTTAGGTTTAGGAACTGGTGTTTATGGAATTGCAGCAAATATGCCAACATTAGCAGCTATAGGTTTTCTTGCAGGTTTATATCATATCTTAAATCATGCAACTTTTAAAGGATTACTATTCTTAGGTGCGGGAAGTGTTTTATATACAACTCATACTAAAGAGATGGATAACCTAGGTGGTTTAGCAAGAAAAATGCCTTTAACAGCATTTGCATTTTTAATTGGTTCTTTAGCAATTACTGCAATTCCACCACTTAATGGTTTTGTTAGTGAATGGGTTACATATCAAGGTATGTTTCAAGGAGCACTTTCAGAATATGCAAGTAGTAGAGTTGTCTTTTGTATAGCAATTGTTGCTTTAGCATTAACAGGAGCATTAGCAGTTATGTGTTTTGTAAAAGCATATAGTGTTATTTTTGGTGGAACTCCAAGAGATAAAAAAATATTTGAAAATGCAAGAGAAGTTCCTGTAACTATGGTAATTGGAATGTTTGTTCTTGTAGCTGGATGTATTGCTTTTGGTCTTGGTGCAAATATTGTTGTTAAAGATATTATGCTTGTTGTTTCTTCATTCTCTGGAAATTATGAAGCTGTAAATGGAACAGTTATTAATTCACCTATGGGATCAACAGTATCTCCACTATTAATAGCAGCTGTTTTAGTTATAACTGTGTTAATTCCAGTTGTAATTTTAAAATTAGCAAAAGCTAATAGAACAAAACCAAGACAGACTGATCCATGGGCTTGCGGTTTTAAATATGATAGTAGAATGCAAATGACAGCTTCACCTTTTACAGGTGATTTAAGAAGATTGCTTAATTGGTTATATAGAAGTGAAACAAAAGTAAAAGACCAAGGTTATTTTGCCCCTGTAGTTTATGAAACACATGCAAAAGATATTTGGTGGAATTTATTATACGAACCAGTTATCAAGCTTACAGTTAATACTGCAAAAGTAGTATCAAAAATGCAAAATGGAAATGTAAATATGTACTCTTTATATATATTAATCGCATTATGCCTTTTTGTCGGAATTAGTTATTTACTTTAA
- a CDS encoding alpha/beta fold hydrolase, producing MKKTKIYLFPGLMCDKRVFKYIYFYLKNEYELIYMDIPLEENFDKMIENLNFKEEKVNLLGFSMGGYLATYFALKYPKKVDNLLILSASCCALSKNEIAFRKKAISFVKEFGFKPLSRKKISSLLENKDDLKLINLIFDMYQKMGETYFLTHMNASLKRKDLTEEIICSNLNFNFCYSNKDSLINQEWFENLKNKSNCNLNIINSTSHMITLDKSVFIVDEIRRAF from the coding sequence ATGAAAAAAACAAAAATATATTTATTTCCTGGATTGATGTGTGATAAAAGAGTCTTTAAATATATATATTTTTATTTAAAAAATGAATATGAATTAATATATATGGATATTCCTTTAGAAGAAAATTTTGATAAAATGATTGAAAATTTAAACTTTAAAGAAGAAAAAGTAAATCTTTTAGGATTTTCTATGGGAGGGTATTTAGCTACTTATTTTGCATTGAAATATCCTAAAAAAGTAGATAATTTACTTATTCTTTCAGCTTCATGTTGTGCTTTATCAAAAAATGAAATAGCCTTTAGAAAAAAAGCAATCTCTTTTGTAAAAGAGTTTGGGTTTAAACCTTTAAGTAGAAAAAAAATATCAAGTTTACTTGAAAATAAAGATGATTTAAAGTTAATAAACCTAATTTTTGATATGTACCAAAAAATGGGTGAAACCTATTTTTTAACTCATATGAATGCAAGTTTAAAAAGAAAAGATTTAACTGAAGAAATAATTTGTTCTAATTTAAATTTTAACTTTTGTTATAGTAATAAAGATAGTTTAATAAATCAAGAGTGGTTTGAAAACTTAAAAAATAAAAGTAATTGTAATCTTAATATAATAAATAGCACTTCTCATATGATAACTTTAGACAAAAGTGTATTTATTGTTGATGAAATAAGAAGAGCTTTTTAA
- the fdhF gene encoding formate dehydrogenase subunit alpha: MKKVQNTCPYCGTGCNIDLHVKGNKIKKATPTKGHHVNDGELCLKGLYGWEYVHSPRRLTKPLIRKKDGVFSKEGKLEEVSFDEAYKFVASRMKSTVEKYGPDSIMGFSSARCSNEDNYSFQKLFRILGTNNIDHCARLUHGPTVVGLTKTLGNGTMTNDLVEFATHSDVLVLIGTNTSECHPIIAMQMLRGIERGAKMIVIDPKKTDMAKKADIYIQTPVGYNIPFLNAMINYIIQENLYDKNFVENFSHGFEYVKEAVKEFTPKRVEDETGISQELVKQAARTYAKANAAAICYTMGMTQFIDGTSNIFSLSNLAILTGNLGKKGAGVNPLRGQNNVQGSCDMGALPNVVPNGPVTSKEVRDHIKDIWGYEISEKIGYALTVAPDKIEEEKLKLLYVFGENPVMSDPWTEHFVHAVEHLETFIVQDIFLTETAQKADVVLPAASWGEKDGTFLNTSRRVQLIRKAVDAPNNLDPDWKVVANIAKELDIKGFDYTCAEDIWNEVRKVNPKFFGGISYERIDKNDGISWPCPDLDHPGTPVLYEGNKSMLPDGKFKLVPVIYSEDKEQRVKLEQEFIEKTNMPKDYPIGSGALSEKVNELYPCLFTTGRKVYHYHTGTMTRECKPLELGSDIMGATIEVSEDIARERKLDEGCYALVENKRGKIAAKVNINRDLRHGTIFTTFHYAEADGNVLANAEEKDPLSGMNPLKMTIAKIKKISEEEFLSVRNQTDIQMHPSELYRAVRRQ, translated from the coding sequence ATGAAAAAAGTACAAAATACTTGTCCTTATTGTGGAACGGGTTGTAATATTGATTTGCATGTAAAAGGCAATAAAATCAAAAAAGCAACACCCACAAAAGGACATCATGTAAATGATGGGGAACTTTGCTTGAAAGGTCTTTATGGTTGGGAGTATGTTCACTCACCAAGAAGACTTACTAAACCTCTTATTAGAAAAAAAGATGGAGTGTTTTCAAAAGAAGGTAAATTAGAAGAAGTGAGTTTTGATGAAGCATATAAATTTGTGGCTTCTAGAATGAAATCAACAGTTGAAAAATATGGTCCTGATAGTATTATGGGATTTTCATCTGCTAGATGCTCAAATGAAGACAACTATTCTTTTCAAAAATTATTTAGAATCTTAGGAACAAATAACATAGATCATTGTGCTAGACTTTGACATGGTCCAACAGTAGTCGGTCTGACTAAAACACTTGGAAATGGAACAATGACAAATGATCTAGTAGAATTTGCTACACACAGTGATGTATTAGTTTTAATAGGAACAAATACGAGTGAGTGCCACCCAATTATTGCAATGCAAATGTTAAGAGGGATTGAGAGAGGCGCAAAAATGATTGTGATAGATCCTAAAAAAACTGACATGGCAAAAAAAGCTGATATATATATCCAAACACCAGTGGGTTATAATATTCCTTTTTTAAATGCAATGATTAACTATATAATTCAAGAAAACTTATATGACAAAAATTTTGTGGAAAACTTTTCACATGGTTTTGAGTATGTGAAAGAAGCAGTTAAAGAGTTTACTCCAAAAAGAGTTGAAGATGAAACTGGAATTTCACAAGAGCTTGTAAAACAAGCAGCTAGAACTTATGCTAAAGCTAATGCAGCAGCAATTTGCTACACAATGGGAATGACTCAATTTATTGATGGAACATCAAATATTTTCTCACTTTCAAATCTTGCAATTTTAACTGGAAATCTTGGTAAAAAAGGCGCGGGAGTTAATCCTTTAAGAGGACAAAATAATGTTCAAGGCTCATGTGACATGGGTGCTTTACCAAATGTTGTACCAAATGGACCTGTAACAAGTAAAGAAGTTAGAGATCATATTAAAGATATTTGGGGATATGAAATTAGCGAAAAAATTGGTTATGCCTTAACTGTAGCTCCTGACAAAATAGAAGAAGAAAAACTTAAACTGCTTTATGTATTTGGTGAAAACCCAGTAATGAGTGATCCTTGGACAGAACACTTTGTTCATGCAGTTGAACATTTAGAAACTTTTATTGTTCAAGATATATTTTTAACTGAAACTGCACAAAAAGCAGATGTTGTTTTACCTGCTGCTTCATGGGGTGAAAAAGATGGAACATTCTTAAATACTTCAAGAAGAGTTCAGTTAATTAGAAAAGCAGTTGATGCACCAAATAACTTAGATCCAGATTGGAAAGTAGTTGCAAATATTGCAAAAGAGCTTGATATTAAAGGCTTTGATTATACATGTGCTGAAGATATTTGGAATGAAGTAAGAAAAGTTAATCCAAAATTCTTTGGTGGAATTAGCTATGAAAGAATAGATAAAAATGATGGAATTAGTTGGCCTTGTCCAGATTTAGATCATCCTGGTACACCTGTTTTATATGAAGGAAATAAATCTATGCTTCCTGATGGGAAGTTTAAATTAGTTCCTGTAATTTATTCAGAAGATAAAGAGCAAAGAGTTAAATTAGAACAAGAGTTTATTGAAAAAACAAATATGCCAAAAGATTACCCTATTGGTTCAGGGGCATTAAGTGAAAAAGTAAACGAATTATATCCTTGTTTATTCACAACTGGAAGAAAAGTATATCATTATCATACAGGAACAATGACAAGAGAGTGCAAACCTTTAGAATTAGGTTCAGACATTATGGGAGCAACAATTGAAGTAAGTGAAGATATAGCAAGAGAAAGAAAATTAGATGAAGGTTGTTATGCTTTAGTTGAAAATAAAAGAGGAAAAATTGCTGCAAAAGTAAATATAAATAGAGATTTACGTCATGGAACAATTTTTACAACATTCCACTATGCAGAAGCAGATGGAAATGTCCTTGCAAATGCAGAAGAGAAAGATCCTTTATCTGGAATGAATCCTTTAAAAATGACAATTGCGAAAATTAAGAAAATATCAGAAGAAGAGTTTTTAAGTGTTCGTAATCAAACAGATATTCAAATGCACCCATCTGAGTTATATCGTGCTGTAAGGAGACAATAA
- a CDS encoding 4Fe-4S dicluster domain-containing protein: protein MSLPLKNKYVIADPNVCIGCATCMAACYESAYERGKLAVPRLIVTRTNSGTMPNQCRQCDDAPCANVCPVGALEFEKDCIALHEEICIGCKMCTVACPFGAIRPEAELMPSIDYTMEPKYNLTIQSEVGVKSIAVKCDLCVGREDGPSCVEVCPTNALSFRDNLNNNFIEEKAQKTVESFTKEKMKYK, encoded by the coding sequence ATGAGCTTACCATTAAAAAATAAATATGTAATAGCAGATCCAAATGTATGTATTGGTTGTGCAACTTGTATGGCGGCTTGTTATGAGTCTGCTTATGAAAGAGGGAAATTGGCAGTTCCTAGACTTATAGTAACTAGAACAAACAGTGGAACAATGCCAAATCAATGTAGACAGTGTGATGATGCTCCTTGTGCAAATGTTTGCCCTGTTGGTGCTTTAGAGTTTGAAAAAGATTGTATTGCTTTACATGAAGAAATTTGTATAGGTTGTAAAATGTGTACAGTTGCATGTCCTTTTGGAGCAATTAGACCAGAAGCTGAATTAATGCCATCTATTGATTATACAATGGAGCCTAAATATAACTTAACAATACAATCTGAAGTAGGTGTAAAATCTATAGCGGTTAAATGTGATTTATGTGTAGGAAGAGAAGACGGACCTTCATGTGTGGAGGTTTGTCCTACAAATGCCTTATCTTTTCGAGACAATTTAAATAATAACTTTATAGAAGAGAAAGCACAAAAAACTGTTGAGTCTTTTACTAAAGAAAAAATGAAATATAAATAA